One stretch of Janibacter limosus DNA includes these proteins:
- a CDS encoding GTP pyrophosphokinase gives MTQPPALPAELSDDAIRRFAQIRDDFTRMMLGYRFGMEQVAMRLEILREEFAELHLDNPIEHISTRVKSPESILEKAARQGVELEIPDLREHITDIAGVRVICSFVADVYRLVDSLTAQADITVRVVKDYIANPKANGYRSLHVILEIPVFLSSGPVQVPVEVQFRTVAMDFWASTEHKIFYKYEGDVPPDLRQRITDAAATAARMDEEMAQLHRAVHGGD, from the coding sequence ATGACCCAGCCCCCCGCGCTGCCAGCGGAACTGTCCGACGACGCGATCCGCCGGTTCGCCCAGATCCGTGACGACTTCACGCGGATGATGCTCGGCTACCGGTTCGGCATGGAGCAGGTCGCGATGCGGCTGGAGATCCTGCGCGAGGAGTTCGCCGAGCTGCACCTCGACAACCCGATCGAGCACATCTCCACCCGGGTCAAGAGCCCGGAGAGCATCCTGGAGAAGGCCGCCCGCCAGGGGGTCGAGCTGGAGATCCCGGACCTGCGCGAGCACATCACCGACATCGCCGGGGTGCGGGTCATCTGCTCCTTCGTCGCCGACGTCTACCGGCTCGTGGACTCGCTCACGGCGCAGGCCGACATCACCGTGCGGGTGGTCAAGGACTACATCGCCAACCCCAAGGCCAACGGCTACCGCTCGCTGCACGTGATCCTCGAGATCCCCGTCTTCCTCTCCTCCGGGCCGGTGCAGGTGCCGGTCGAGGTGCAGTTCCGCACGGTGGCGATGGACTTCTGGGCGAGCACCGAGCACAAGATCTTCTACAAGTACGAAGGGGACGTCCCTCCCGACCTGCGTCAGCGCATCACGGATGCGGCTGCGACGGCCGCGCGGATGGACGAGGAGATGGCGCAGCTGCACCGGGCCGTACACGGTGGCGACTGA
- a CDS encoding GNAT family N-acetyltransferase, with translation MHADTFLPIRTERLTLRAHRVGDLEPLLEYESLPEVARYLPYHPWTRETGREHLAKRVLCLGLDTPARSLGLVVEHEGRVIGDVLLWVTDEAGAKGEMGWAFRPDVAGQGFATEAAAAVLEVGFARYGLHRVIAQMDARNTASARVAERLGMQLEAQPRQDYWSKGEWTDSLVYAALASDHPHDVGDAIVVSAVVLADADGHVLTVRKRGTHSFMHPGGKPEPGETPAQCAVREVEEELGLVLDPERLDLLAVHRTAAANEAGMALVASVFRHPHLTDRSRPSVVPAAEIEEVRWVDVSRPLPQDSAPLLSLLVAGADSR, from the coding sequence GTGCACGCCGACACCTTCCTGCCGATCCGGACCGAGCGCCTCACCCTTCGGGCGCACCGCGTGGGCGACCTCGAGCCGCTGCTGGAGTACGAGTCCCTGCCCGAGGTGGCGCGCTACCTCCCCTACCACCCGTGGACCCGGGAGACCGGCCGGGAGCACCTGGCCAAGCGGGTGCTGTGTCTGGGACTGGACACCCCGGCCCGCAGCCTCGGCCTCGTGGTGGAGCACGAGGGTCGCGTGATCGGGGACGTCCTGCTCTGGGTCACCGACGAGGCGGGAGCGAAGGGAGAGATGGGCTGGGCCTTCCGCCCCGACGTCGCGGGGCAGGGCTTCGCCACCGAGGCGGCGGCCGCAGTCCTCGAGGTCGGCTTCGCCCGCTACGGGTTGCACCGGGTCATCGCCCAGATGGATGCTCGCAACACGGCCTCGGCGCGCGTCGCCGAGCGGCTCGGGATGCAGCTGGAGGCCCAGCCGCGACAGGACTACTGGAGCAAGGGGGAGTGGACCGACTCGCTCGTGTACGCCGCGCTGGCGAGCGACCACCCGCACGACGTCGGTGACGCGATCGTCGTCAGCGCGGTCGTGCTCGCCGATGCCGACGGCCACGTGCTCACCGTCCGCAAGCGGGGCACGCACTCCTTCATGCACCCCGGTGGCAAGCCGGAGCCGGGCGAGACCCCTGCGCAGTGCGCGGTCCGTGAGGTGGAGGAGGAGCTCGGTCTGGTCCTCGACCCGGAGCGGCTCGACCTCCTGGCGGTGCACCGCACGGCCGCCGCCAACGAGGCGGGCATGGCGCTCGTCGCGAGCGTCTTCCGCCACCCGCACCTGACAGACCGGTCGCGTCCGAGCGTCGTCCCCGCTGCCGAGATCGAGGAGGTCCGGTGGGTCGACGTGAGCCGGCCGTTGCCGCAGGACTCAGCGCCCCTGCTGAGCCTGCTCGTCGCGGGGGCGGACTCGCGATGA